One window of Sardina pilchardus chromosome 2, fSarPil1.1, whole genome shotgun sequence genomic DNA carries:
- the LOC134101510 gene encoding uncharacterized protein LOC134101510 encodes MRLNRECIIGLLLLGLLIAYLPQVHSTEKDDDWVDYTDMLHYDAVTQRMRGGDDPCATCYKKYGLWAPIVVLKQAPAGDLQNIGLTFLLIILGGLCIRALRQWGNQRPPPPAAVPQAQAAHRMVVGNERGTRDADTQTPEQWIAQCQALSHQEIPLEPEEIPQRRQHRHEDSSDIPENLSNTEGHAVRAQTGPVAADNRQLRAQEPHDPAPYRGESDGGTDSDSERYCSSHFPVPETTEQQQRPTPEPF; translated from the exons ATGCGTTTGAATAGAGAATGtataataggcctactcttaCTAGGCCTACTGATCGCTTATTTACCTCAAGTGCATTCAACTGAAAAAGATGATGATTGGGTTGACTACACAGACATGCTCCATTACGATGCAGTAACTCAACGCATGAGAGGAGGG GATGATCCATGTGCAACGTGCTACAAGAAATACGGCTTATGGGCCCCAATAGTGGTGTTAAAGCAAGCACCAGCTGGTGACCTCCAGAATATCGGCCTGACTTTTCTACTAATTATTCTG GGTGGTCTCTGCATCAGGGCCCTCCGTCAGTGGGGCAACCAGAGGCCCCCTCCTCCTGCCGCAGTGCCCCAAGCCCAGGCTGCGCACCGGATGGTTGTCGGTAATGAGCGTGGAACGAGGGATGCCGACACCCAGACCCCTGAGCAATGGATAGCGCAGTGTCAAGCTTTGAGCCATCAAGAGATCCCACTTGAACCAGAGGAGATACCACAGCGTCGTCAACACAGACACGAGGATTCATCTGATATACCAGAGAACCTGTCCAACACTGAGGGTCACGCGGTGAGAGCTCAGACAGGACCAGTTGCAGCAGACAACAGACAGCTCCGAGCACAAGAGCCACAT GATCCTGCACCAtatagaggagagagtgacGGTGGAACAGACTCGGACAGTGAGAGATACTGTAGTTCTCACTTTCCAGTTCCTGAGACCACAGAACAACAGCAACGGCCAACTCCAGAACCATTTTGA